A section of the Castanea sativa cultivar Marrone di Chiusa Pesio chromosome 12, ASM4071231v1 genome encodes:
- the LOC142621192 gene encoding purple acid phosphatase 15, translating to MIFPLRLFCAVAGFIFVDGGGVNIPSTLDGPFKPVTVPFDESLRGNAVDLPDSDPRVKRRVKGFEPEQISISLSAHYDSVWISWITGESQIGYNIKPLDPKTVASVVRYGKIRQPLTHEATGNSLVYNQLYPFEGLQNYTSGIIHHVRLTGLNPNTLYYYRCGDPSRQAWSKVDSFKTMPVSGPRNYPDRIAVVGDLGLTYNTTTTISHLISNKPDLVLLVGDVTYANLYLTNGTGSDCYSCSFPQSPIHETYQPRWDYWGRFMQNIVSKVPIMVVEGNHEIEEQARGQTFAAYSSRFAFPSEESGSSSKFYYSFDAGGIHFIMLGAYIAYNKSGDQYKWLERDLANVDRSKTPWLVATWHPPWYSSYKAHYREVECMRVAMEELLYSYGVDIVFNGHVHAYERSNRVYNYTLDPCGPVYITVGDGGNREKMAINYADAPGQCPEPSTTPDKYMGGFCATNFTSGPAAGKFCWDQQPEYSALRESSFGHGILEVKNETWALWTWYRNQDSYSKVGDQIYIVRQPTKCPVHRQRTACWFAAS from the exons ATGATTTTCCCACTGAGGCTTTTTTGTGCGGTTGCGGGGTTCATTTTCGTTGACGGCGGCGGAGTGAATATCCCGTCGACTCTGGACGGTCCGTTCAAGCCTGTGACGGTGCCGTTCGACGAAAGCTTGCGTGGCAACGCCGTGGATTTGCCAGACTCCGATCCCAGAGTTAAGCGCCGAGTCAAAGGCTTCGAGCCTGAACAGATTTCAATCTCGCTCTCTGCACACTACGACTCTGTCTGGATCTCATGGATCACTG GTGAATCCCAAATTGGTTACAATATAAAGCCATTAGACCCTAAAACTGTTGCGAGTGTAGTTCGTTACGGGAAGATAAGACAACCATTAACACATGAAGCCACAGGCAATTCTCTTGTTTACAATCAGCTCTATCCCTTTGAAGGTCTCCAAAATTATACTTCTGGAATTATTCATCATGTTCGCCTCACAG GGTTGAACCCAAACACTCTATACTATTATCGATGTGGAGATCCCTCTAGACAAGCCTGGAGTAAAGTTGACTCCTTCAAGACTATGCCAGTTTCTGGCCCAAGAAACTATCCAGACAGAATAGCAGTTGTTGGAGATCTTGGTCTTACTTACAATACAACTACCACCATTAGTCACTTGATTAGTAATAAACCCGATCTTGTTCTGTTGGTCGGTGATGTTACCTATGCTAATTTATACCTGACTAATGGAACTGGCTCTGACTGTTATTCTTGCTCATTTCCACAAAGTCCCATACATGAGACGTATCAGCCTCGTTGGGATTACTGGGGAAG GTTTATGCAGAATATAGTGTCCAAAGTTCCAATAATGGTGGTAGAAGGGAACCATGAAATAGAAGAACAAGCTAGAGGCCAGACGTTTGCAGCTTATAGTTCTCGCTTTGCATTCCCATCTGAAGAAAGTGGATCTTCATCCAAATTCTATTATTCTTTTGATGCAGGGGGGATACACTTTATCATGCTTGGGGCCTatattgcatacaataaatcAG GGGATCAATACAAGTGGCTAGAGAGAGACTTGGCTAATGTTGACAGATCAAAAACTCCATGGCTGGTAGCCACTTGGCACCCACCTTGGTACAGCTCCTATAAAGCTCATTATAGAGAGGTGGAGTGTATGAGGGTGGCAATGGAAGAGCTGCTTTACTCTTATGGTGTTGACATAGTCTTTAATGGACAT GTCCATGCTTATGAAAGGTCAAATCGAGTTTATAATTACACATTAGATCCCTGTGGTCCAGTATATATCACAGTTGGAGATGGGGGTAATCGAGAAAAGATGGCAATTAATTATGCTGATGCTCCCGGACAATGCCCAGAGCCATCAACTACTCCTGACAAGTACATGGGTGGCTTTTGTGCTACAAACTTTACATCTGGGCCAGCAGCTGGCAAGTTCTGTTGGGATCAGCAGCCTGAATACAGTGCCTTAAGAGAAAGTAGCTTTGGCCATGGGATCCTagag GTGAAAAATGAAACTTGGGCCTTGTGGACATGGTACCGAAATCAGGACTCTTACAGTAAAGTTGGGGATCAAATCTACATAGTGAGGCAGCCTACTAAGTGCCCTGTTCATCGACAGAGAACTGCATGTTGGTTTGCAGCCTCTTAA
- the LOC142618465 gene encoding uncharacterized protein LOC142618465 — protein MEGGERDHSDRRRRRLTLWDQMSAVEGAVNRESSTGLTLSDILSTTDKQPSSAAEPQAQIRHSNRTLLDVIREQDPNAARSAYKGLNINTSNFRDKKSWKTFKDKLRLKRAGAAWTSSVPIPASDIPIQQQGSLSRRNSVRFRSSAELTQSSEDLSRQPPPQISRRNSTRYSPGDLIPAESTQFPDSVPPSFVPQTTRHNSTRFVGTPHHRNTEISSSSSSSSSSGDDDEEEEGDYEIAPHTPTRRLSVVLAEERALSAREAVAAQEAAERERQEQLNTSSTTTTATAEPPVRMSLMDLMDYNMDDDEEEEEEEAEREENEKERNEGKGKEEEAEEENGSGSKRGGEYKCCVCMVRHKGSAFIPCGHTFCRLCSRELMVSRGNCPLCNRFILEILDIF, from the coding sequence ATGGAAGGAGGTGAAAGAGATCACAGtgataggaggaggaggagacTTACATTGTGGGATCAGATGTCTGCCGTAGAAGGCGCCGTGAACCGAGAATCCAGTACCGGATTGACTCTCAGCGACATTCTGTCCACAACGGATAAGCAACCTTCTTCGGCGGCGGAGCCTCAGGCTCAGATTCGGCACAGTAATCGGACCCTACTGGATGTGATCCGAGAGCAGGATCCGAATGCTGCGAGGTCGGCGTACAAGGGGCTCAATATCAATACGAGTAATTTCAGAGATAAGAAATCGTGGAAAACCTTCAAAGACAAGCTCCGTTTGAAGCGTGCCGGGGCTGCTTGGACCTCCTCCGTTCCTATCCCCGCCTCCGATATCCCTATCCAACAGCAGGGTTCGCTTTCTCGCCGTAACTCGGTCCGATTCCGTAGCTCGGCCGAGTTGACTCAGTCCTCCGAAGATTTGTCCAGACAACCACCGCCGCAGATCTCGCGCCGGAACTCCACTCGGTACAGTCCCGGAGACCTGATTCCCGCCGAGTCAACTCAGTTCCCGGACTCCGTGCCTCCGAGTTTCGTACCGCAAACCACGCGCCACAACTCCACGCGGTTCGTCGGCACCCCGCACCACAGGAACACCGAaatctcctcctcctcctcttcctcctcctcctccggcGACGacgacgaagaagaagaaggagactACGAAATCGCGCCTCACACGCCGACGCGGCGGCTGTCGGTGGTGCTAGCGGAGGAGAGAGCGTTATCGGCGAGAGAAGCGGTGGCGGCGCAGGAAGCGGCGGAGAGGGAGAGGCAAGAACAGCTCAACACTTCCTCGACGACGACGACGGCGACGGCGGAGCCGCCGGTGAGAATGTCGTTGATGGATTTGATGGATTACAACATGGACGACGAcgaggaagaggaggaggaggaagcggAGAGAGAGGAGAACGAGAAGGAGAGAAacgaagggaaaggaaaggaagaagaagcGGAAGAAGAGAACGGAAGCGGAAGCAAAAGAGGAGGAGAGTACAAGTGCTGCGTGTGCATGGTAAGGCACAAAGGCTCGGCTTTTATACCCTGCGGACACACGTTTTGCAGGCTGTGTTCGAGGGAGCTTATGGTGAGTAGAGGCAATTGCCCTCTCTGCAACCGTTTCATCTTGGAAATccttgacattttttaa